cttttccctttcccttctgCTGATCATACTGCTCCCACAAGTAACCAGTCTGATGGTAGTTTTTAACCACATTCCTAGGATAAAAAGGAGAGCTCGAAATCACTGTAAGCATATACTATATGTGGCAAAATCatctttaaaaagaaaaaaattagaacAGAACTTTCTGCCACAGAAAAATTGGTTACGTGATGATAGAAAAGTATCTTTTGCAATCTGCGCATTTGGATGTGCGAGTGCCTAAATGCCTAATCACACACCATACCTGATCAAGTTGTTCCTCAAATCATCATATATCGCCTTGGCACGTTGTCTGTATGGTCCATCCTCTATAATGATCAAACCAAGGCAGCATCAACTTTATAAGAAAGAGTTTCAGAAGAAAATGTTAATTTCTCATTTATTTGTACCTCTGGAGTAGTAGTGAAGTGCAGAGAGAATCCTATAATTCATGTTCATCCATATAGGCCCCCTCCAATATGGTGGATCATGCTCGGTATTTCGTTTCATGTAAATTGAGCTGTGGCAGATTATTTGTATTTCAATTAATGTTGTAcaattttctcaatataatcaCTTTGCCGATGAGTTGAAAAATATGTACCTCGTTGCATGAAAACCAGTGACTGTTAAACTAATAGGTGAGAATCCCCTCCTTACCTCGTTTTCGAAAGAGACCTCAGCCCGAAGTTTGTCCATAAAGTGCTTCTGTTTGAAATGAGGTCAAGTTGTTTTTCTAGTATCCAGGATCCCTGCTTGCAATTGAGTATATCATTTGATCCCAGATAACACAAAAAGGCTGACCAAGTGTGAAGAGAATGGTAACAAGAAATATTTTAAAGTACAAGTTGTTGCAAAGAGGAAGGTCATAGTAACTTACAGGTGGAATAAGCCTTTCCATCAGTGGGAAAAGGCTGACATAGCCAACATGAGGAACCAGTCTCAACACGGGTTTCTCTAAAACTTCTCGAATAAGCTCTCTACTTGGGTGACCGTTAACTGTCTCCACAACTTGCCAACTTAATCGAACCTGGAAGGGCAATTCCTTACTAGTTTCTTATAATGCATCAGTAACAGAATATTCCTTTTCAACATTAAGTCAACAGGTAGCCTTTTGGAAGCAATTTGGTTTCATAAGAATCCCCCTCTTACACGCTTTCAACATTTATTGACATGAAGCATGTAGACAACTCATCCAACCACCccaccaaccccccccccctccaaaaaaaaagaaaaaagaaataaaggaaaagataaatAAAGCATCAGTAACtttatgcaagaaaaagttgctGTCATCACTCCACAAAACCGTAAGATAGCTTACGTTTTCTGTATGATTCCCGTAATCAAAATAAGCTCCATATGCATCATCAAAGTGCATCTGGACAGAACGTAGACAAACCTTAGATCCAAAACCTAGATAAACGCAATAGTTTTTTGATGGATAGACCAAAATGAGATTAATATCCAGTTACAAGGAAACATGTCTGTAGTAAAAATTAGAGCTGACCTCATTTAAAAGCTGAAAATCAGAAAGCAGCTTAGCTGTGGACCTATACTCCTGTTTCAGTTCATCATAGACTTTGAATTATGTTACAGAGAAATCTTTGCATACAAAAATAGTATTATGGTGTATTTTGTACCTTTCCATGTTCATTTTCCTTCTCAAGAAATTCTAAAATCGAATGCAAGCAATCTGCAGCAAGATGCATCCAACATCTAATATCCAAGTGGCGTTCATCTTCACTTGGGTGTGATGCACGGGGATAATCATCTAGTCCAGAAGATAGAGTCTGGAAATGCAAAGAAACATCTAATTATTCTGGTGTAACAGGTAAAACAATTTTCAATTATTCTAACAAGGACGTTCATGAATGGAACAAGTGGATCTGAGAATAAACAGCAGAGTAACAGCAAAAACTTTACTCCAGAATAAGCATAGATTGTTTATGTGAAGCTCCATTTGAAATTGAAGCCCCTTTAATCTCTTTCAAAATCACAATATGTATTAAAAATACAATGCAGTTAGAATTGTGTCTTTCTTCCAAATTATTGCGCTGATACTGTATTTGTATTTTACAACCTTTTAGGTATTTATTTCAAACTCATTAAGATGTGGAATAAGCAGCCAGACGTCATATAACTTCACGTGTTTGCAGTAATATGTGTCTTAGGATGTCCATGAAGCAATATTCAAGTACATTAAGCAACTAAGCGTGCATATCCAGATACAGTTAAGCCGTTTAATAATGAATCAGGCACAAAACCTTTGGATTTAATTCACGAATAGTTTTATTGTCTCTTCCATGCCAAAAATAGCTGCTCACAGCCTTTCCTGCAAATACAGCAGGTAGAACTTCTCATAAGATGCTTAAACATGATAGAAGCTACCAATTACATTAAAGCTATGGAAGTTTAGAAATTGATTTCAGACTCGTACAATGCTTAGGTAACTAACAAACTAAGCCTTAAATAGCCAATTTCAGCTTAACATGCATTCATTTTTGACATAGAAATGCATACCTAATACCAGTATTCAATCTTTTTGAGTTAGAGGAACAAAGTAACTAAATTATCCACCAAGATATTTAGACTCCAAGGTTGCTGTGCAAACTAACCACCAAGATCTTTAGACTCCAAGGTTGCTGTGTAAACTAAGCAATACATTATCTCACAGTTTAAATGATGGGAATCAAGGAAGATAATGGTATTTACCCGATTGTGTGGTATTGAACCATTTAAACCATCCTTCAAGACGGACAAATGCTTGATCAAAGAAGATTGATATCTCTTTCCTCTCACCAGCAGCAAACTTCTTGGCCTTAATGCTGCAAATAAGGTCTGCATAAAGCAAGCCAAGCCTTCATACATAAACATTAAAATCATGCTTCTGGCACATATGATGATCTATTAAAAGATTAATCTGTAACACAACATGGAATAAATCATAAGTTTTTCTTTGCTTATCACTGAACCAGATCCACGATGATCTACAAACATCACCTTCTTTTAACTCCATTCAGTGAAAAAAATTTCCGTTTATTGTAAATAGaccattcaaaaaatatatgcaagCACTATAACTTTGCTCAATGTGATTGTATTCTGACCAAAATTCAGCACAAACCAAATAAGCAAACTGAGCAGCCCAATTCTTAAAGCACTTAAAAAGACTAGAAATTATTGAAAGATAAGTTTACCGCGTAAAACTAGGAACAATGTTGGAGGATTCCCATTTGTTGGATGCTGGGTAACAAATTCCTCTGGGACCTTACTGCCAATTCAAATAAATAGCTTGTCAAAGAGAGATCAACAGTATATGAGATCTGAAATGATAACTAAGCATATCAGAAGAAGACTGTATTTATCACCTTAAAGCTTCAGCACCTAAAATTTGCTCACGTGGAATCCATCCATCAATATTCATTAGGTCTAGCCAGTGTCCGATAATATCCAAGCAAATATGGATATCCCAACGCCTGATCATTGTTAAGAAGAAATGAAATATTAGAATACCAAAAACTATACTGATCTTCTAAACTATGCTGACCTTCTAAACTAAATAAGGATCCATCTGACTAAAGACAGAACTAACTTAAAGCTGCAGAAAACCACCTACCAGATCAGTAGCTGATGGAAACCCTCATCCCACAAAAATCCCCTGGGGAAAAAGGGACGACTTGGAACTGCTGTATAGAGCTCAGCTGGCCAATATGAAATAACGTCATCACCATGCTTTTTCTGCATCAGAACATAGCCCACCGTTACTTTGTCAAAAGCCCCAGTGGTAATAATTTACCACAGAAATGCTAAACATTTCAGTCAAACTCCAAAACTTAAAATAACAACCCAAATGCATAGCACATATGATTTAActacaaaataaaaatttttggatggAAATCTAGAATAAGAGCACATCAAAATAGTATCTagtatttcatttgcttttgtttcttttctttctaataCTTTAAGTGACTGTTTGTAGTAATTCTAACAGTCCATGCACTAGATGCATCAAAGTACAATGGGTAGTCACAAAACTCATGTCTTACATTAGATGATTGTCCATCTATGCTGTTATTAGCAAAATACAAGACAGAATCACGCTATGCTAGTCTGTCTTACATTATGGTGGTTTAAAACTGACTCTTCCAGAAATTTTCAGATGCATACAGCATGACATTGACAACAATCAAATTCAGTGGAACAAATTAATGCTTGTGTAGATTTACTGGCAGTGGAACAAGTTAATGATTGTGTAGATTTACTGGTGATCAAACAAAGAGAGCATACAAGTGAGACTAGAGAATATAATTGCTTCTGGATGCAATAGGTTTTTACAAAGcagagaagaagaaaacaaacaTGTATACCCCTAACCACTGCCCCATCAAGCTTAGTGCAAATTCACTTTTACAGGATCTCACAGTTCACATGGATTGCAGCAAGTACTCAGCAACTATATTTAGCTACCGGCAAGAATTATTTGATCCATCCAAAATGGATTATGCATAATTCAAAAAGTTGAAGATGTAATCTCATTAATTTGAACCTTCCTTGAGTCATAAACCCTTTTTTCCCCCTTTGGAGTTGTAAACTTGTCAAGTCATAAAATGTGAAGCAAGCATGAGAAACGATGCAAACTAGtgtttaaatcaaataaatggtAAAGAGTGAACAGAATTAGACATATACATTGATTTCAGCAAATCTTGTTAAGCAACCAGAGGCAGTTAGAGTAAAATTTCTGtataaaatttctattttttaagaTCCATGAGCAGAATAtataaaatttctattttttactTTACAGTAAGCAGAGCTTGTAAGCAGTACAATACTCACAAAGACAATAAGATTCACAATAATGTAAAGCCTCAAAAGGACATCGGAACCACATTAAGGATAATAAATAGAGCAACTTACATCAGGGCGATTTGGGAGTGCAATTTGTGACTGCCCGTAAAAGTACCCTATACCACCAAGCAGATTGGCAAGTGCAGCCTTACCCACTGTCACAGATCCAGAATCAAGCTGAGGAGACCAAATGAAAGTTTCAGAAACACTTCAAGAAATGCATTATTGCTTTCAAACTGAAAAAGGACAACATGAAGGATGACTCATTTCAACTGCAAAAATAGTCACATAGAGCCAATAATCCTTTGGCGTAGACAATCTTAGCACCCAAAATGATTTGTGAACTTACAATTTTCTTAGTTGAAATGGCTCAGATGAATTTGTTGTATCACACTGCACACTGGCTGTACAATCATCCAATAACTACATTGATGGCCTTGGAAGCATGATTTGAACATTGATATACACATGCATATAATTTGGCATCAATAAACTCTGTGGAAGAGAATACAGCCAATGACTTCGCATTTTATTGAATGAATCTCTATGAAATGATAGTTCACATCCTACATCATCTGTATTTTATTTCTAAAAGATGATTACAGTGATTGACATGCCAAAGCACAAGTTTTATCTAACCCCACTAGCTAGCAACTCTAAGTAATCCTGCAGCATACATTTCATGTAATGCATAGAATAATCTAAGATGAGAAGTCAAGGATAGAATATGTAGGATAGGGCCGTTGTAGCCCACATTATCATGCTTGGAAACTGGTCTAAAAGAGATTAAGTACTCATCTAAGTTCAAAAGATTATGAAGCCCAAGGATAAACTGGTCGTTACCTCATCACCAAGATTGAAGCACCTTTCGAATTTGTCAGCATAGTCTTTTTGCTTCTCACTCAATTTATTGGTCAATGAGGCACCTACAAAGAGTAAGGAAGGAGTCGGCAAAGATTTAAATGTTCAGGTTAAGCTAAGCTTAACAACCACCCTGAACAGGGAGAGGACATAAAGCATCTAAAGTTTGTGTTGTTAACCAGATTTAAGTTAACAAACTTAAGAACAGTAAATAATTGCTCAAGATCAAATTCATCAGTTTTGCCTGAATACCTTCCTTGAAGGTATCCCATACTTCACTcagattatgcaaatttcagcACCATATTTTTTCTATATATTATCCAAGAacacttctttttcttttgaagtGCAGATAATAAAAGGTCGACAGCGGAAGGCACCTGCAAGACTGATGGCACGCTCTTTTTGCGCAAGAGTTCCAGACTGGAAAATGATATCTGCCTTGAAAGGTATCCTACCAGAGAGCTGAATACACAAAAGTCGTTACTAAAATTGCAAATACAAAGAGAGACTTGAGCTGAAGTCTTATTTGACAGACTGAAGAAGCAGGAGCTCATGAGATTGCTGAAATAAACCTGAAACACTAAGATGTTTGATGACCCTTCTGATGTATCTGAAAGCTGCAAGCGACCCACCTTCCTTGCCTGAAAAGTAGACAAAAACAACTTTAAGAAAGGCAGAGGAGTTACATATCATACTCAACAGCGGTGCAAAAGCCACCAAATGCTGTAAAAGTCACTACAAGCATTCTTGCATCAAAGCTATTAACAAGGCCGAGACAGAAAACTAGGGAGGACAAACTCATGTACTTGGATCCCAAGATTTGATTGGACAAGATCAGATAAATTATGGACAAAAGGTGTCTTGAACCCAGAATagtgaaattcaaattcatcctgcaaaaaaaacaaaaaaaaaaaagcgaacAAACACACTCACAGTGAGATACAGAAATCCTGGACACAACTGAAAAACTATCCCATAGCTTCAATAAAATTTATGTGCACTGTAATCCTCCTATTCTGGACACCAGCAAACATTCCATGTGGCATCATACTGTAACTTAAAAGATGTGAAAATACTAGAAGTTTTTTATCAATTAagatttatattaatttttcagTATCATACCTCAGTACTTAAAAGTAGCTGCCAATTGCCAACATCACTCCGATATCCAGATGCTAGGATAGATTCATCATCTACATCTGTGGCTCTGCTACCCAAATTTAGTGCATTTCCACTTTCATCATCCATATAGAAGAACAGATGCACAGTTTTTGACATTTCCTCACTAAGGTTTACTCTGTCAACAATTTCAAAGCTGTTAGAGAAGAAAGAAATCACAGGACATGAAAGATGAGCATAGCATCTAAGATGCTATAGCTTATTAGCAATGAGAAGTAATTTCAGCAAGTTTTGTTTTCTGAGGTCTAGAGCATGTCCTTGACAAATGTGATAACCTCCAAAAGAAAGTTTTGCACTAAGTAGTTTCATGCTCAACATTCCAGATGCACCCACTATATTATATGTTCCTCAGCATCAAAGTTAAGCATGCATCCAACAAGCAAAGACATTCTCACATAAATATTAACAATATAACTGGTTCAGCAGTTGCTTAATGAGAGAAAGGAGACTCGCAAA
This genomic stretch from Coffea arabica cultivar ET-39 unplaced genomic scaffold, Coffea Arabica ET-39 HiFi ptg000055l, whole genome shotgun sequence harbors:
- the LOC113717934 gene encoding mannosyl-oligosaccharide glucosidase GCS1-like isoform X2, whose protein sequence is MAGSSTRSSTRSRGKPSADAVGDESVHRVSTNARPRSYRGRDQSLIRITNVSSKVFLGFGILFSSIALFFIFRLVNTNEEPEKPRVITPFPAPKLMELPMFQGEHKESLYWGTYRPNVYFGIRARTPQSLIAGLMWIGITNGRYAMRHICQDSDELRTYGWTEHNGRDYGHQILVDQDMTLKTSFLKSKEHGSSYGGDWAVRIEVENDEVNLSEEMSKTVHLFFYMDDESGNALNLGSRATDVDDESILASGYRSDVGNWQLLLSTEARKVGRLQLSDTSEGSSNILVFQLSGRIPFKADIIFQSGTLAQKERAISLAGASLTNKLSEKQKDYADKFERCFNLGDELDSGSVTVGKAALANLLGGIGYFYGQSQIALPNRPDKKHGDDVISYWPAELYTAVPSRPFFPRGFLWDEGFHQLLIWRWDIHICLDIIGHWLDLMNIDGWIPREQILGAEALSKVPEEFVTQHPTNGNPPTLFLVLRDLICSIKAKKFAAGERKEISIFFDQAFVRLEGWFKWFNTTQSGKAVSSYFWHGRDNKTIRELNPKTLSSGLDDYPRASHPSEDERHLDIRCWMHLAADCLHSILEFLEKENEHGKEYRSTAKLLSDFQLLNEMHFDDAYGAYFDYGNHTENVRLSWQVVETVNGHPSRELIREVLEKPVLRLVPHVGYVSLFPLMERLIPPGSWILEKQLDLISNRSTLWTNFGLRSLSKTSSIYMKRNTEHDPPYWRGPIWMNMNYRILSALHYYSREDGPYRQRAKAIYDDLRNNLIRNVVKNYHQTGYLWEQYDQQKGKGKGARVFTGWTSLVVLIMAEKYNEC
- the LOC113717934 gene encoding mannosyl-oligosaccharide glucosidase GCS1-like isoform X1, giving the protein MAGSSTRSSTRSRGKPSADAVGDESVHRVSTNARPRSYRGRDQSLIRITNVSSKVFLGFGILFSSIALFFIFRLVNTNEEPEKPRVITPFPAPKLMELPMFQGEHKESLYWGTYRPNVYFGIRARTPQSLIAGLMWIGITNGRYAMRHICQDSDELRTYGWTEHNGRDYGHQILVDQDMTLKTSFLKSKEHGSSYGGDWAVRIEVENDEVNLSEEMSKTVHLFFYMDDESGNALNLGSRATDVDDESILASGYRSDVGNWQLLLSTEDEFEFHYSGFKTPFVHNLSDLVQSNLGIQARKVGRLQLSDTSEGSSNILVFQLSGRIPFKADIIFQSGTLAQKERAISLAGASLTNKLSEKQKDYADKFERCFNLGDELDSGSVTVGKAALANLLGGIGYFYGQSQIALPNRPDKKHGDDVISYWPAELYTAVPSRPFFPRGFLWDEGFHQLLIWRWDIHICLDIIGHWLDLMNIDGWIPREQILGAEALSKVPEEFVTQHPTNGNPPTLFLVLRDLICSIKAKKFAAGERKEISIFFDQAFVRLEGWFKWFNTTQSGKAVSSYFWHGRDNKTIRELNPKTLSSGLDDYPRASHPSEDERHLDIRCWMHLAADCLHSILEFLEKENEHGKEYRSTAKLLSDFQLLNEMHFDDAYGAYFDYGNHTENVRLSWQVVETVNGHPSRELIREVLEKPVLRLVPHVGYVSLFPLMERLIPPGSWILEKQLDLISNRSTLWTNFGLRSLSKTSSIYMKRNTEHDPPYWRGPIWMNMNYRILSALHYYSREDGPYRQRAKAIYDDLRNNLIRNVVKNYHQTGYLWEQYDQQKGKGKGARVFTGWTSLVVLIMAEKYNEC